A genomic window from Salvia miltiorrhiza cultivar Shanhuang (shh) chromosome 5, IMPLAD_Smil_shh, whole genome shotgun sequence includes:
- the LOC131025997 gene encoding uncharacterized protein LOC131025997: MPPRRAPRNQVDVEIEPPRRVEELFLKQSPPSFNGVGSPVDAEHWIRAMERIFDFLHCNAQERLSCVAFQLTGSADFWWEAKRKAMTPQQLANLSWEDFKTEIYDKYIPKSYRKRKETEFYNLKQNKMSVTEYDRVFCDMSRYAPQQVDTDEKMSEKFRSGLRHEIKMALASHGDLTYSEALSRALDVEAAMPEDRPAQTQAQGANDRGKRKWEGNNNNNRGYYNSQDEKRPWQGNMVPQGQGQGQQTHPGPVGNNQGQLRAPVCPKCSKQHHGVCLAGSNTCFKCGQKGHFAKNCQGKTPGGMGRPNQSGQAQPLRAIQGQQLPYPPRQHQLAPRPPQPPQARAYALHKNNQGNNQGNLAGMGMLLKTPVVLLFDTGASHSFIASACVDTLELKQEKANQDMRISSPIGGVTTVTHVCSNLDLNIGSLNVVANNLHVIPMWDVDLILGMDWLAENYATILCKEREISFKYPGKDALSFHGISMGRNILVISALQARKMMNKKDCRAFLVYLNGEAGTEGAIEDVEVVREYNDVFPDNLPGLPPNRQVEFTIDLEPGSAPVSKAPYRMAPRELEELKIQLQELLDLGFIRPSLKVRQEDIPKTTFRTRYGHYEFVVVPFGLTNAPAVFMDLMNRVFHPYLDKFVLVFIDDVLIYSKNEEEHQQHLRTTLQTLRDERLYAKFSKCEFWLKEVTFLGHIVSSEGIKVDPAKFEKNGGRSTKEGRKDGEATRKDKEWRTQELP; this comes from the exons ATGCCTCCTAGACGTGCCCCAAGAAACCAAGTAGATGTAGAAATTGAACCGCCACGAAGGGTTGAGGAACTTTTCCTCAAACAAAGTCCGCCTTCATTTAATGGGGTTGGGAGTCCAGTGGATGCTGAACATTGGATTAGGGCAATGGAGAGGATTTTCGATTTCCTCCATTGTAATGCACAAGAACGTTTGTCATGTGTTGCGTTCCAGCTGACTGGGTCTGCggatttttggtgggaggctAAAAGAAAGGCAATGACTCCTCAACAGTTGGCAAATTTgtcttgggaagactttaagacggaaatatatgacaagtatattcCAAAAAGCTACCGCAAGAGAAAGGAAACTGAATTCTACAACctaaagcaaaacaagatgtctGTAACAGAGTATGATCGTGTTTTCTGCGACATGTCCCgctatgctccacaacaggtggatactgatgaaaagATGTCGGAGAAGTTTCGTTCTGGTCTTAGACACGAGATAAAAATGGCACTCGCCAGTCACGGTGATCTTACTTACTCTGAGGCGCTCAGCAGAGCTCTGGATGTCGAGGCAGCTATGCCCGAGGATCGCCCAGCTCAAACTCAAGCTCAGGGAGCAAATGAtcgaggaaagagaaaatgggaaggtaacaacaataacaacagaGGCTACTATAACAGTCAGGACGAGAAGAGGCCTTGGCAGGGAAACATGGTGCCACAAGGACAAGGACAAGGACAACAGACTCACCCAGGACCCGTTGGAAACAATCAGGGTCAACTCAGGGCACCTGTGTGCCCAAAGTGCTCCAAACAACATCATGGTGTATGTCTGGCTGGCAGTAATACCTGCTTTAAATGTGGTCAAAAGGGCCATTTTGCTAAGAATTGTCAAGGCAAGACGCCAGGAGGAATGGGAAGGCCGAATCAGTCGGGCCAAGCCCAACCACTCAGAGCCATTCAGGGCCAGCAACTGCCATATCCACCACGTCAGCATCAACTTGCACCTCGCCCACCACAACCTCCTCAAGCTAGAGCATACGCCCTGCACAAGAACAATCAGGGAAAtaaccaaggaaacctggcaggtatgggcatgttACTCAAAACACCTGTTGTACTTTTGTTTGACacgggtgcttcacattctttcattgcaagtgcatgcgTCGACACTCTAGAACTTAAACAGGAAAAAGCTAATCAGGATAtgagaatttcttcaccaataggaggggTGACGACAGTTACACACGTTTGCTCGAACTTAGAtttgaacatagggtcacttaATGTTGTAGCGAACAACTTGCATGTTATACCAATGTGGGACGTGGActtaatcctaggaatggattggctagcgGAGAACTATGCCACAATTTTATGCAAGGAACGGGAGATCTCATTCAAATATCCAGGAAAAGACGCTTTGAGTTTTCACGGGATAAGTATGGGTAGGAACATACTAGTCATTTCAGCCCTACAAGCGagaaagatgatgaacaagaaagactgcAGAGCTTTTCTTGTGTACCTAAACGGAGAAGCTGGAACAGAAGGAGCAATCGAAGATGTGGAAGTTGTACGAGAATACAATGACGTTTTTCCAGATAACTTGCCAGGACTACCACCAAATaggcaagtggaatttaccatTGACCTGgaaccaggatcagcaccagtttCAAAAGCACCCTACAGGATGGCTCCAAGGGAATTGGAGGAACTGAAGATCCAATTACAGGAATtattggacctaggtttcatcagacctagt TTAAAGGTCAGACAAGAAGATATACCTAAGACGACGTTTCGAACAAGATATGGCCACTATGAGTTTGTAGTTGTGCCTTTCGGATTAACAAATGCgccagctgtattcatggacctcatgaatagAGTATTCCACCCTTACTTAGACAAGTTTGTCttagtattcatagatgacgtcCTCATCTATTCCAAGAACGAAGAGGAACATCAACAACACTTAAGGACTACCTTGCAAACACTAAGGGATGAACGACtttacgccaaattcagcaagtgtgagttttggcttaaagaagtTACATTTTTGGGACACATCGTGTCATCagaaggaatcaaagtggacCCCGCTAAG TTtgagaaaaatggtggtagaagcacaaagGAAGGACGAAAAGATGGAGAAGCTACGAGGAAGGATAAGGAATGGAGAACTCAAGAATTGCCATGA